From a single Verrucomicrobiia bacterium genomic region:
- a CDS encoding MFS transporter, producing the protein MESGPAVDSVEGALTQSHEPYAILRNGDFVYFLVGRFVSSFGLQMLTVAVGWELYERTHSALALGLVGLTEAVTIFLFTLPAGHLADHYDRKRIIKAAALLGAASSAGLAIVSWLQAPLVWFYGCLFAGAAAITFLRPAGMSFLTGLVPREKLSNAIAWNSSMFQLASVLGPATGGVLIALTHHTTTVFILNAVASLIWFALLCFIRTEHIVTNREKMTLASLATGFKFVFANRLITSMITLDVFAVLLGGAVALLPVYARDILRVGPAGLGLLQAAMPLGSVSCALLLAHRPPLQRAGRSVLWAVVGFGLATIGFGLSQWFWLSLAMLFVCGAMDNVSIVVRHTSVQLLAPEEKRGRVSAVNALFVVGASDALGGFESGLVAHWLGPVMSVISGGGATILVVLAVATIWPEIRKYGRLE; encoded by the coding sequence ATGGAATCTGGCCCTGCAGTTGATAGCGTTGAAGGCGCGCTCACCCAGTCACATGAGCCGTATGCGATTTTGCGGAACGGTGATTTTGTTTATTTCCTTGTCGGGCGGTTCGTCTCGAGCTTTGGCCTGCAAATGCTGACGGTCGCGGTCGGGTGGGAACTGTATGAACGTACTCATTCGGCGCTCGCCTTGGGGCTGGTCGGGCTGACGGAGGCCGTAACCATCTTCCTGTTCACCTTGCCTGCCGGCCATTTGGCAGATCATTATGATCGCAAACGCATTATCAAGGCGGCGGCGCTACTTGGCGCAGCCAGCAGCGCGGGCCTGGCAATTGTTTCCTGGCTGCAAGCACCGCTGGTCTGGTTCTATGGCTGCCTGTTCGCCGGAGCAGCGGCGATCACATTTTTGCGGCCTGCCGGCATGTCGTTCCTGACAGGACTGGTTCCACGCGAGAAGCTTTCGAACGCGATCGCGTGGAACAGTAGCATGTTTCAATTGGCGTCGGTGCTTGGTCCGGCAACCGGCGGCGTACTCATCGCGCTCACGCATCACACAACCACCGTTTTTATTCTCAACGCCGTGGCGAGCTTGATCTGGTTCGCGTTGCTTTGTTTCATCCGCACGGAACACATCGTGACGAACCGGGAAAAAATGACGCTGGCCAGTCTGGCCACCGGATTCAAGTTCGTTTTTGCCAACCGCCTCATCACGAGCATGATTACGTTGGATGTGTTTGCGGTGTTGCTCGGCGGCGCGGTGGCGCTGCTGCCGGTGTATGCGAGGGATATCTTGCGCGTTGGACCAGCCGGTTTGGGGCTGTTACAGGCAGCGATGCCGTTGGGATCGGTAAGTTGCGCGTTGCTGCTGGCGCATCGGCCGCCGCTACAACGCGCGGGCCGGTCGGTGCTTTGGGCGGTTGTCGGATTCGGCCTGGCGACCATCGGCTTTGGATTGTCCCAATGGTTTTGGCTGTCGCTGGCGATGCTTTTCGTTTGCGGGGCCATGGACAATGTTAGCATCGTAGTCCGACACACGTCCGTGCAACTGCTCGCGCCGGAAGAGAAGCGCGGTCGCGTCTCGGCGGTGAACGCCCTCTTCGTCGTCGGCGCTTCCGACGCGCTGGGCGGGTTCGAATCCGGTCTGGTCGCGCACTGGCTGGGGCCGGTGATGTCGGTCATCTCCGGCGGCGGGGCAACGATTCTGGTTGTTCTCGCCGTGGCGACAATCTGGCCGGAGATTCGGAAATACGGACGCCTTGAGTAG